From the genome of Miscanthus floridulus cultivar M001 chromosome 10, ASM1932011v1, whole genome shotgun sequence, one region includes:
- the LOC136486760 gene encoding disease resistance protein RGA5-like isoform X2: MCSWCGKSFVNPTDPTGDLVEQQQQQQSDIKNFLSTTLTSSGTKEMMNEILHFCYDSLRQHLKTCLLYLSMYPEGYIISKAALIRRWIAEGFICTASEEDTEEIADSYFNDLISRRLIHPNRVKHIDGVISCTVHHMVLDMIKCKSKETNFTTVTDYPHITAGLSIKVRRLSLLLCSAKHAPRAATVAMPQVRSLAFFGLLECLPLVASCKFKLIRVLVLEIWGEHNGCTSLDFTRLCTLLHLRYVNITSDITVQLPDKMVGLQHLETFQVDARVSSVPLDIIDLPRLSHLRIKDEIELPDGVGSIRSLHTLQYFDLAHNSEDNVQSLGGLSNLQNLHLTCSKAGSEEHLKRNLDALSTSVGKLDDLCSLTLAPGALGAARIPLEGSIIVSCVPECIKRLEMSPQICIFSRLPECMGRLRKLRVLKISVRELLRNDIDRLSELPALVVLTLHVRVARVGVVVIQSASFPALRYFKYRSSVLSMVFRAGAMPNLDCLKLGFHAQREKQYGRMLGGVEHLRHLKEITGEITIANGASESDRRAAESAFHNTIELSSQKWYAVSGHPRFPSVRVKLADSWVVPEEEGYEGGVTGMATTDRDLVCENLPFPLDVLPFVISFTSPVDACRSSAVCTAFHAVASSDQVWDRFIPADYRSMLSRAVDPIDLGFASTKKELFTTLAEQHIFIDDGNKSFWLDRTTGAKSYMLASKSLAITWGGTPQYWRRTASRDSRFEEVAELIDVCWLDIIATIDCRELSLNTTYTAYLVFGLNDRSFGLDSETQEACITIAGEVSARHTISLHARARSQRRLGSSSRYWLQRHQWENEEDSKNEDNEEVEEEEEDDHLWVEDKEDDKNEDSEEEDDSDIDVEEDENEDDGEKDEEEEEDDDDMEVEEDKDIDNEENETEEEEKYNIELEETGDAEEEESDDELEEQENDFQHFDLPINTAHRMQGTPPDIGGSSDLSDSLEDEQEEGAVRYPRARGDGWMEVTLGDFYNGNLDDGTIEIRLMEHRSLNWKSGLIVEGVEIRPKLECDKQAATS; the protein is encoded by the exons ATGTGTAGCTGGTGTGGCAAGAGCTTCGTCAATCCAACAGACCCAACTGGGGACTTGGtcgaacaacaacaacaacaacagtccGATATAAAGAATTTCTTATCCACCACGTTGACAAGTTCTGGAACTAAAGAGATGATGAATGAAATCCTACACTTTTGCTACGATAGTCTTCGTCAACATTTGAAGACATGCCTGCTATATCTTAGTATGTATCCAGAGGGTTACATAATCTCAAAGGCTGCTTTGATTAGGCGATGGATAGCTGAAGGTTTTATCTGCACAGCTTCAGAAGAAGACACAGAAGAAATTGCAGACAGCTATTTCAATGATCTGATCAGCCGCAGACTGATACATCCTAATCGTGTCAAGCATATTGATGGGGTCATATCCTGTACAGTGCACCACATGGTACTTGATATGATTAAGTGCAAGTCCAAAGAAACGAACTTTACCACAGTGACAGATTATCCTCATATCACAGCAGGGCTTTCTATCAAGGTTCGTCGATTATCACTCCTGTTATGCAGTGCCAAACATGCCCCAAGAGCAGCAACTGTAGCAATGCCCCAAGTTCGATCGCTCGCTTTTTTTGGACTCCTTGAGTGTTTGCCTCTGGTTGCTTCATGTAAATTCAAGCTTATCCGGGTTCTAGTCCTTGAAATTTGGGGTGAACACAATGGATGCACTAGTCTAGACTTCACAAGACTATGTACATTGCTTCACCTGAGATATGTGAACATCACCAGTGATATAACGGTACAACTTCCTGATAAGATGGTAGGGCTACAGCACTTGGAAACGTTCCAAGTAGATGCAAGAGTATCTTCAGTTCCGCTGGACATTATTGATCTCCCGAGGTTGTCCCATCTCCGAATCAAAGATGAGATCGAACTCCCCGATGGGGTTGGCAGCATCAGGTCTCTCCACACGCTGCAGTATTTTGACCTTGCACATAACTCTGAAGATAACGTGCAGAGCCTTGGTGGGCTGTCTAACCTGCAGAATCTTCACCTCACCTGTTCGAAAGCTGGATCTGAGGAGCATCTGAAGAGGAACCTGGACGCTCTGTCCACTTCTGTTGGGAAACTGGATGATCTCTGTTCACTCACCCTGGCTCCTGGAGCTTTGGGTGCTGCAAGAATACCCTTGGAAGGATCCATCATCGTCTCCTGTGTCCCTGAATGCATCAAGAGGCTCGAGATGTCGCCACAGATCTGCATCTTCTCCAGACTCCCCGAGTGTATGGGAAGGCTCCGCAAGCTCCGTGTTCTTAAAATTTCTGTCAGGGAGTTGCTAAGAAATGACATCGATCGTCTCAGTGAATTACCTGCTCTGGTTGTTCTCACCCTTCACGTTCGAGTAGCCCGTGTGGGAGTGGTCGTCATCCAGAGCGCATCGTTCCCAGCTCTCAGGTACTTCAAATACAGGTCCAGTGTGCTTAGCATGGTGTTCCGGGCAGGAGCAATGCCCAATCTTGATTGTCTCAAGCTAGGTTTCCATGCCCAGAGAGAGAAGCAATATGGCCGGATGCTTGGTGGAGTCGAGCATCTTCGACATCTCAAGGAGATCACTGGAGAAATCACCATAGCCAACGGCGCTAGTGAATCTGACAGGAGGGCTGCGGAGTCCGCCTTCCACAACACCATTGAATTATCTAGCCAGAAATGGTATGCCGTCAGTGGACATCCAAGGTTTCCAAGCGTCCGTGTAAAATTGGCAGACAGCTGGGTGGTGCCTGAGGAGGAAGGCTATGAAGGTGGAGTCACCGGAATGGCCACCACAGACAGGGACCTAGTTTGTGAAAATTTGCCTTTTCCGCTTGATGTGCTGCCTTTTGTGATCTCCTTCACTAGCCCAGTGGACGCCTGCCGCTCCTCTGCTGTGTGCACGGCCTTCCATGCAGTGGCGTCAAGTGATCAAGTGTGGGACCGCTTCATTCCAGCAGACTACAGATCCATGCTCTCTCGTGCAGTCGATCCTATCGACCTTGGGTTCGCATCTACCAAGAAGGAGCTTTTCACGACCCTCGCCGAACAACACATCTTCATCGACGACGGAAACAAG AGTTTTTGGTTGGATAGAACAACCGGCGCCAAGTCCTACATGCTGGCATCAAAATCATTGGCCATTACATGGGGAGGTACGCCCCAGTACTGGAGGAGGACTGCCTCTCGTGATTCCAG GTTTGAAGAAGTAGCTGAGCTCATAGATGTCTGTTGGTTAGACATAATTGCTACCATTGACTGCAGAGAGCTGTCACTCAACACAACATACACAGCGTATCTGGTCTTCGGCCTAAACGACAGATCCTTCGGCTTGGACTCCGAGACACAGGAGGCATGTATTACTATTGCTGGTGAAGTATCCGCGAGGCACACCATCTCTTTGCATGCTCGTGCAAGGTCGCAGAGAAGATTGGGATCAAGCTCCCGCTACTGGCTGCAGCGTCATCAATGGGAAAATGAAGAGGACAGCAAGAATGAGGACAATGAggaagtggaggaggaggaagaagacgaccaTTTATGGGTGGAGGACAAAGAGGATGACAAGAATGAGGACAGTGAGGAAGAGGACGACAGCGATATAGATGTGGAGGAGGATGAGAATGAGGACGATGGTGAGAAagacgaggaggaggaagaagacgacgatgatatggaggtggaggaggacaaGGACATTGACAATGAGGAGAATGAGACTGAAGAGGAAGAAAAATACAATATAGAGTTAGAGGAGACGGGTgatgcggaggaggaggagagcgacGATGAGTTGGAAGAACAGGAAAATGACTTCCAGCATTTTGACCTTCCAATCAATACTGCTCATCGCATGCAAGGAACGCCACCTGACATTGGTGGCAGCAGTGATCTATCGGATTCACTTGAAGATGAGCAAGAGGAGGGTGCTGTGCGGTACCCAAGAGCAAGGGGAGATGGCTGGATGGAGGTGACACTGGGCGATTTCTACAATGGAAATTTAGATGATGGAACCATCGAAATCCGTTTGATGGAGCACAGAAGCCTGAATTGGAAATCAGGGCTCATCGTAGAGGGTGTTGAAATTAGACCAAAACTCGAGTGTGACAAACAGGCAGCAACCTCTTAG
- the LOC136486760 gene encoding disease resistance protein RGA5-like isoform X1, whose protein sequence is MCSWCGKSFVNPTDPTGDLVEQQQQQQSDIKNFLSTTLTSSGTKEMMNEILHFCYDSLRQHLKTCLLYLSMYPEGYIISKAALIRRWIAEGFICTASEEDTEEIADSYFNDLISRRLIHPNRVKHIDGVISCTVHHMVLDMIKCKSKETNFTTVTDYPHITAGLSIKVRRLSLLLCSAKHAPRAATVAMPQVRSLAFFGLLECLPLVASCKFKLIRVLVLEIWGEHNGCTSLDFTRLCTLLHLRYVNITSDITVQLPDKMVGLQHLETFQVDARVSSVPLDIIDLPRLSHLRIKDEIELPDGVGSIRSLHTLQYFDLAHNSEDNVQSLGGLSNLQNLHLTCSKAGSEEHLKRNLDALSTSVGKLDDLCSLTLAPGALGAARIPLEGSIIVSCVPECIKRLEMSPQICIFSRLPECMGRLRKLRVLKISVRELLRNDIDRLSELPALVVLTLHVRVARVGVVVIQSASFPALRYFKYRSSVLSMVFRAGAMPNLDCLKLGFHAQREKQYGRMLGGVEHLRHLKEITGEITIANGASESDRRAAESAFHNTIELSSQKWYAVSGHPRFPSVRVKLADSWVVPEEEGYEGGVTGMATTDRDLVCENLPFPLDVLPFVISFTSPVDACRSSAVCTAFHAVASSDQVWDRFIPADYRSMLSRAVDPIDLGFASTKKELFTTLAEQHIFIDDGNKSFWLDRTTGAKSYMLASKSLAITWGGTPQYWRRTASRDSRFVDCNIKTRRFEEVAELIDVCWLDIIATIDCRELSLNTTYTAYLVFGLNDRSFGLDSETQEACITIAGEVSARHTISLHARARSQRRLGSSSRYWLQRHQWENEEDSKNEDNEEVEEEEEDDHLWVEDKEDDKNEDSEEEDDSDIDVEEDENEDDGEKDEEEEEDDDDMEVEEDKDIDNEENETEEEEKYNIELEETGDAEEEESDDELEEQENDFQHFDLPINTAHRMQGTPPDIGGSSDLSDSLEDEQEEGAVRYPRARGDGWMEVTLGDFYNGNLDDGTIEIRLMEHRSLNWKSGLIVEGVEIRPKLECDKQAATS, encoded by the exons ATGTGTAGCTGGTGTGGCAAGAGCTTCGTCAATCCAACAGACCCAACTGGGGACTTGGtcgaacaacaacaacaacaacagtccGATATAAAGAATTTCTTATCCACCACGTTGACAAGTTCTGGAACTAAAGAGATGATGAATGAAATCCTACACTTTTGCTACGATAGTCTTCGTCAACATTTGAAGACATGCCTGCTATATCTTAGTATGTATCCAGAGGGTTACATAATCTCAAAGGCTGCTTTGATTAGGCGATGGATAGCTGAAGGTTTTATCTGCACAGCTTCAGAAGAAGACACAGAAGAAATTGCAGACAGCTATTTCAATGATCTGATCAGCCGCAGACTGATACATCCTAATCGTGTCAAGCATATTGATGGGGTCATATCCTGTACAGTGCACCACATGGTACTTGATATGATTAAGTGCAAGTCCAAAGAAACGAACTTTACCACAGTGACAGATTATCCTCATATCACAGCAGGGCTTTCTATCAAGGTTCGTCGATTATCACTCCTGTTATGCAGTGCCAAACATGCCCCAAGAGCAGCAACTGTAGCAATGCCCCAAGTTCGATCGCTCGCTTTTTTTGGACTCCTTGAGTGTTTGCCTCTGGTTGCTTCATGTAAATTCAAGCTTATCCGGGTTCTAGTCCTTGAAATTTGGGGTGAACACAATGGATGCACTAGTCTAGACTTCACAAGACTATGTACATTGCTTCACCTGAGATATGTGAACATCACCAGTGATATAACGGTACAACTTCCTGATAAGATGGTAGGGCTACAGCACTTGGAAACGTTCCAAGTAGATGCAAGAGTATCTTCAGTTCCGCTGGACATTATTGATCTCCCGAGGTTGTCCCATCTCCGAATCAAAGATGAGATCGAACTCCCCGATGGGGTTGGCAGCATCAGGTCTCTCCACACGCTGCAGTATTTTGACCTTGCACATAACTCTGAAGATAACGTGCAGAGCCTTGGTGGGCTGTCTAACCTGCAGAATCTTCACCTCACCTGTTCGAAAGCTGGATCTGAGGAGCATCTGAAGAGGAACCTGGACGCTCTGTCCACTTCTGTTGGGAAACTGGATGATCTCTGTTCACTCACCCTGGCTCCTGGAGCTTTGGGTGCTGCAAGAATACCCTTGGAAGGATCCATCATCGTCTCCTGTGTCCCTGAATGCATCAAGAGGCTCGAGATGTCGCCACAGATCTGCATCTTCTCCAGACTCCCCGAGTGTATGGGAAGGCTCCGCAAGCTCCGTGTTCTTAAAATTTCTGTCAGGGAGTTGCTAAGAAATGACATCGATCGTCTCAGTGAATTACCTGCTCTGGTTGTTCTCACCCTTCACGTTCGAGTAGCCCGTGTGGGAGTGGTCGTCATCCAGAGCGCATCGTTCCCAGCTCTCAGGTACTTCAAATACAGGTCCAGTGTGCTTAGCATGGTGTTCCGGGCAGGAGCAATGCCCAATCTTGATTGTCTCAAGCTAGGTTTCCATGCCCAGAGAGAGAAGCAATATGGCCGGATGCTTGGTGGAGTCGAGCATCTTCGACATCTCAAGGAGATCACTGGAGAAATCACCATAGCCAACGGCGCTAGTGAATCTGACAGGAGGGCTGCGGAGTCCGCCTTCCACAACACCATTGAATTATCTAGCCAGAAATGGTATGCCGTCAGTGGACATCCAAGGTTTCCAAGCGTCCGTGTAAAATTGGCAGACAGCTGGGTGGTGCCTGAGGAGGAAGGCTATGAAGGTGGAGTCACCGGAATGGCCACCACAGACAGGGACCTAGTTTGTGAAAATTTGCCTTTTCCGCTTGATGTGCTGCCTTTTGTGATCTCCTTCACTAGCCCAGTGGACGCCTGCCGCTCCTCTGCTGTGTGCACGGCCTTCCATGCAGTGGCGTCAAGTGATCAAGTGTGGGACCGCTTCATTCCAGCAGACTACAGATCCATGCTCTCTCGTGCAGTCGATCCTATCGACCTTGGGTTCGCATCTACCAAGAAGGAGCTTTTCACGACCCTCGCCGAACAACACATCTTCATCGACGACGGAAACAAG AGTTTTTGGTTGGATAGAACAACCGGCGCCAAGTCCTACATGCTGGCATCAAAATCATTGGCCATTACATGGGGAGGTACGCCCCAGTACTGGAGGAGGACTGCCTCTCGTGATTCCAGGTTTGTTGACTGCAAcatcaaaactaggag GTTTGAAGAAGTAGCTGAGCTCATAGATGTCTGTTGGTTAGACATAATTGCTACCATTGACTGCAGAGAGCTGTCACTCAACACAACATACACAGCGTATCTGGTCTTCGGCCTAAACGACAGATCCTTCGGCTTGGACTCCGAGACACAGGAGGCATGTATTACTATTGCTGGTGAAGTATCCGCGAGGCACACCATCTCTTTGCATGCTCGTGCAAGGTCGCAGAGAAGATTGGGATCAAGCTCCCGCTACTGGCTGCAGCGTCATCAATGGGAAAATGAAGAGGACAGCAAGAATGAGGACAATGAggaagtggaggaggaggaagaagacgaccaTTTATGGGTGGAGGACAAAGAGGATGACAAGAATGAGGACAGTGAGGAAGAGGACGACAGCGATATAGATGTGGAGGAGGATGAGAATGAGGACGATGGTGAGAAagacgaggaggaggaagaagacgacgatgatatggaggtggaggaggacaaGGACATTGACAATGAGGAGAATGAGACTGAAGAGGAAGAAAAATACAATATAGAGTTAGAGGAGACGGGTgatgcggaggaggaggagagcgacGATGAGTTGGAAGAACAGGAAAATGACTTCCAGCATTTTGACCTTCCAATCAATACTGCTCATCGCATGCAAGGAACGCCACCTGACATTGGTGGCAGCAGTGATCTATCGGATTCACTTGAAGATGAGCAAGAGGAGGGTGCTGTGCGGTACCCAAGAGCAAGGGGAGATGGCTGGATGGAGGTGACACTGGGCGATTTCTACAATGGAAATTTAGATGATGGAACCATCGAAATCCGTTTGATGGAGCACAGAAGCCTGAATTGGAAATCAGGGCTCATCGTAGAGGGTGTTGAAATTAGACCAAAACTCGAGTGTGACAAACAGGCAGCAACCTCTTAG